ATTTTAAACCGGTATGCTTTCTTAGGTCTGGCAAAACTCAATCAGACTGTGATGCATCCAGGTTGACTTGATAGGGTCAGCACAACAGCTTTTAGAACAAGAGATATTTGCAAAAAACATATGTAGCCTGTTGGCATGAAAAAAAGCCTCACTGCTTatgtttaaatgaagaaaaatatgcaaCTGTTTTACACATTTTAGGAATTATACTTCAAAATACAGACTCTGCAAAAGCATTGCAAAGTCAAGCTATCCAAAGTGGAGAAATTTCAAAACGTAGGTTTTGCAAAATACGTTTTCCCCTTTAgcattgctccttttttttcccctacatctccagctccttttcctttttatgtgaAACCGGGTGCTTCCTTCTCCTCCGTCATCCTGGGCACTGCTGTTGAGGTTACAGGTGCTCGAGCTTTCCAGCAGCCAAGTGCTTTTTTCAGACAAGAGGAGAACTGGAGAGGAAAGCAGTGTGTAGTGCTGAGATGCCACAGAGACTGTGCCTGATGAATGCTAACGGGCTACACATGCGCAGAGGATGAGTGTTGGAGATGTGTTAGCCAAGATGAGTAGATTTCATGGCAGCGACAAAATGTTCAGGGCACCTTCACCACTTCCTTGAGAAGTTTCAAGTACTGTCTCTAAAAGATAGAGGGAGCTAGGGCAGagtgttttttccccagactCCCTTCCTGAGACCtctaaaaagaaatcagtcttaGCTGCCAAGCAAAACGATGCTCTGAGAATGAAGAGGTATGTCTATGGTGgagggtattttctttttttaacctgggCAAAGTGTTAATTTCAGAGCTTGTGAGTGCCATATTGGAGGCAGGTAAGAGACTGTCAGATTTTTTTGCCAATATAGAGagagcttttcttccccctttttaatGTGGAACGTGTCTTACAAGATAGCAAGCGTGCATacgttaaaaaggaaaaaaagacactacCATTTCACTGTTGCTAGAAGGCGTTTCatttgtttcacatttttttctccttctcaagAGTCATCATTTTTGTTGGATGTGTACTGATGTAGGATGGGTACTAGttattgcttttcaaaatggtCAGTATTTCACTGGAAAAGTCATAAGGAAAAGGGATAAGATTagaggcttttctctctctttctgattTGTACATGTTTTCCCAAAGCTTTTCCTATGGGGACTTTTTTTTAGTAAAGGAACAGCTGTTCAGGTTGTAGTTAACCACAAGAATTAGGGTTGAAAGTCCATGGTTTAAATTCTTCCCAAATCTTAAGTCATCATTTCTGGTGTGTGGTGTGTGAATTTAAGTTGTGAGTCCTCAAAGGGCTATCAccatgaaaatgaaaatcaggaaACATTGCAGATTTCGTTGTCTTTtgtctaatatttttatttaactctTTTATGAAGTAGTTAGGCTCTCTAAaatatcttgtttttaaaatgttttatttggatTCATTAGATTTATTGCCCGGATTATtcttagctatttttaaaaggctttaagCGTGTCTTCTATGCATGTGTGTTAAAATTAAATTGATGGACTCTTAGTGCATTTTTACTGTTGTAACAGGAAAAgcattctgactttttttaaaatgagcaatCTTATATATAATCAACTTGGTTAAAACTTCCTTCCTGGTAAGTGCAGCACTTCCTTTGCATCTGGATATGAGGGCGagcaagaaaagcagaacagcttAAACAAAGAAATTTTGTGTGAAtgatattcctttaaaaaaataggaactTCAGAAATCAAACAAATGAATCGTCTTCAGCAATTCAGCCGTTATTTTATAAGCAGGTAATATTTCCTTGTGCTTTGTCAATTATAGAAGTGGTGTGTCCACAGTCGTTGCTTTCCGGAACTTGAAAGGAGGATTTTAGTTCGCATACTGTATTGTTTCAGTTagccttttatatttttatcttgTTGTTCTGTTATCTGTTAAGGCATCATTACTTCGGTTTTAGTTTTTCCAGCAGAAAGATTTTATGAGAAATAGGAGAAGATTTAATGTGTGAAAAGCGTTGTCTGTAAAAGACGTTCAGTATGTTGCTGTAACTTAGCTTGCGTGAGCATGCTCAATCAACGCTGCCTTCCTCTTCCAAGCTCTCTGTGAATAATTTCCACTTCAGTATTGTTCAATGGAGATTAACTGCGAGcaacaatattttttgtttactGAAAGCTGATAAGGTAGGCTACTAGTGTTCGAGGTTGTTTTACAGGTGTTTTAGGTGGATTTTATGTATAGGGTAATAAATCAGCATCAGTTTGGgagttttttcttctctaaaacaCAGATAGTTTATACTGGAAGTGTTTACTTTCAAAATGGATGGATGTTATCAGTCTGGttaattgatttatttaaaagaagccCATCTAAGGATACTAGGCTTGAATTTAGATGCACGTTAAATATGTCTTCAGAAGTAGTCCCTGACTTTTGAATCTTAAGGGCTTTATTTGGTGTAAGTCCTTATTCTTCATCACtaaaaagagcagaggaaaatgggaataGGCTCACCTCTGTCCAGTCTGCAAATAAGTCGCTTGTTTTGTCATTCCTGTAGCTCGGTAGGATCGTATTCTCCTCAAACACAGtcttttgatttctgtgaaaatcCACTTATGTTAATAGCAGCATCAAAACCGATGAGGCAGCAGAAGAATCAGTGCTTGATCAAATAGAAGTAAGAACAAGTCTCAGTATGGAGGAAATATATATTGTCAGTGAAATCTAGGAAGGCTGTTTAAAAGCTCTAATTATTTAATCATTGAagggttgttgtttgttttgttgtttttttttttaatatttggtgTTGAACTGAATACATTAAGTCTGAGGTGGCTTATGTAAATCAAGTCTTTATGACCAGAAatgaaggggaaggggaaatacAAAAAAACGTACACATAGCAGGATTCTGACTGACTTGTAATTTTAATTaagaagagttaaaaaatgtaaatgagaaagtaattaagtatttttattgtatgTTTTGCTAGATTTCTTCTGGCATGGAGTTGGGCGATTATGAACAGCCTGTTGTTATGAGAGAGGAAAACAAACGAAGGAGAAGAAGAATGAAACCTCATTGTACATCAGCTAATTTGTCGTCAATGGAACTGATATCCATTGAGTTCATTTTACCTACCAGCAATAAACATACTAAAGTACCGGAAATGATGTTACTCGAAATAGCTGGCAACTGTACGGTTGAGCAAATGAAAGCACAGATTTGGATGCGTGCAATAGAGATGAGTCAAACCACAGACTTCTACCACACATTCACCCCAGATCAATTTATTCTGCAGTATCAGAAGAAAGGGCAATGGTATGAAATTTATGATAAACATCAAGTATTACAGACATTGGACTGCATACTGTATTGGAAAGTGTTACAGAAAAAGGTAGGCAAGATCTATGTTGTCCAGAAACAAAAACCATCAGAAGAAGTTCAGGAATTTCAGCGTCAGCTTAACGATTTAATTGGTTATGATGTCACTGATGTAAGCAACGTGCATGATGATGAACTAGAATTTACCCGTCGCAGATTAGTCACCCCACGAATGATAGAGGTAGCTTGTAGAGATCCTAAATTGTATGCAATGCACCCATGGACTACATCTAAGCCACTCCcagaatatttatttagaaagatcACAAATAATAACATTTTCATAATCATACATAGAGGAACAACTAGCCAAAAAATTAAAGTGTCAATAGATGACACTCCGGATATGATTCTCCATAGCTTTTTCacaaaaatggcaaagaaaaagtCTTTGATGGACATTCCTGAAGATCATAGTGAACTGGATTTTGTTCTCAGGATTTGTGGCAGAGATGAGTACATTACTGGAGAGACACCAATCAAAGATTTTCACTGGATAAGACAGTGCCTTAAGAATGGGGAAGAAATCCACCTTGTCTTAGACAATCCCCCTGACCCAAGTGAGGATGAGGTTCAGAAGGAAGAGTGGCCTTTGGTGGATGACTGCACAGGAGTTACAGGGTATCATGAACAATTGACAATAGATGGAAAAGATCATGAGAAGGTCTTCACTATCTCTTTGTGGGATTGTAATAGGAAATTTCGGGTGAAAATAATTGGCATTGATATCCCAGTTTTACCGAGAAACACTGATCTTACAGTATTTGTGGAGGCTAACATTCAACATGGGCAGCAGCTCCTTTCACAGAGGAGGACTTCGTCAAAGCCTTTTACTGAGGAGGTTCTGTGGAATATTTGGTTGGAGTTTGATATCAAAATCAAGGATTTGCCTAAAGGAGCACTCCTAAATCTTCAGATATACTGCGGCAAAGCACAGGGACTATCCACAAAGACGAACCTTCAGTCACATGAATCCCCCAACTCTGattcaaaatgcaaaattcagcTTCTTTATTATGTCAATCTTTTGTTGATAGATCACCGTTTCTTGCTACGAAGTGGGGAGTATGTGCTCCACATGTGGAAAATTCCAGGCAAGGGGGAAGAACAAGGAAGCATCAATGCAGACAAACTCACGTCAGCAACTAACCCAGATAAAGAAAACTCAATGGCTATCTCTATTGTTCTGGACAAATATTGTCACCCAATTGCCTTGCCCAAGCACAGGATAACATCAGACCCTCAAGGGGATAGGACACGAGCTGAAATGCCCAACCAGCTTCGCAAGCAACTGGAAGAGATCATAGCAACTGACCCACTAAATCCACTTTCTCCTGAGGACAAAGAACTGTTGTGGCACTTTAGATATGAAAGCATAAAGCACCCCAAGGCATATCCTAAGCTGCTTAGCTCTGTGAAATGGGGACAACAAGAAATAGTGGCCAAAACATACCAGTTGCTAGCTAAAAAGGAGGTTTGGGATCAAAGCACTTTAGATGTTGGACTCACAATGCAGCTTCTGGACTGTaacttttcagatgaaaatgtcAGAGCAATGGCAGTTCAAAAACTGGAAAGTTTAGAAGATGATGATGTTCTTCATTATCTTTTACAGCTTGTGCAGGTAAGGTGTGTTTGCATTCTTCAGCTCTACCTTCCGGGAATATTTGCATTACACCATCATCATTCCCATCGTAGTAGGTCTAGTTAGTAATCCCTGGGTTTGAACTCTTCAGTGTTTAGTCAAAGCAGTGGTAGTAACCAAATTAACTCAAAACACACTTTCTACATTCGCCTTTTGCCTATGTTGTTATTTTTGTGTTACCGTTGCCCTGCATCTTACAATTTGCATCTTGCATTTATGgtagtatttttttctgggaattgtCAGCCCTAGCTCAGCTGTGATGGGAGCAAATCCTAACTGTGCTGTCTCTAATCCTAATCAAGGAACCTAATCTAATTCAAGTCTGAATCACATAGCACTGAAGAATTGTTGACCAGCTTTGCCAATGCTTTAGAAAGAAAGTAGACAGAAAGTAAAGGCAGATGTTGACATGGGCAAGGCATGAAGAAAAATCTGGGATTGGATTTTAGGTCAAGAATAACAGTGTAGTTACATAGCATATGGCAATGACTTCAATCTTGTGCTGTTTAAGGAGACCAAATTTATCTAGAATGGtccaaaaaatttttaaaagtaaataaagtgTTGCTAGGACTCCATAATAAGATTAATTTATTCAGGAAGGTTGggtgaaaaactgtttttaatggCAGTGAATCACCACTGTGTCGATTTGAAGTGCTTTGTGTGTGGATCTGCCAGATGAAACGTCAGGAATGTTTATATCAGTTATACAAGAAaattggtttgtttgcttttttgcaacgcggtgctggagctgggcagcCTGTAAGTGGCAAAGTCATGTCTGATGGCTGATGAAAGGTGTAACCCTGCGGTTCTTCCTGGTAAATGCATCCCCTGAAGCAAGGTGACTCCACAGGCTTCCCACACCCAACAGGGCTCTGGTTCATGCGGAAGGGCTGTTGCCCCGCAgagcaggaaatgcttttttcacagaatcagaggACAGAATTggcattcaaaattaaaaaaaaaaaaaaaaggaactgctgcagcctgggaaccTGTGGGATGGGGCTTTTAATTTCTGCAGGTTCAGAGAGAGAGACCAGGTTCCCCGGAAAATGAAGTTAGTATTTCAGATTTTGCTGCGCATCAGTAGGGCTTTAAACAAAGCCTTTTTAGCCCTGTCCTTGCTTGTCTAAAGATTGGGCTCCCCAGGCAGAATTTATGCACTTCTGCATTAACCAAAGGAGCCGCTACGGTTACCTCATTGGGCCTCCCACGTAGCTGCTGCTATATATGTGCCTGGCTTGTGAGCTTTTGCTGTCTACATGTGGCTCAGCAATTTTATTCGCTTTTGTGTCCAAATTAGGGGTTTTGGATGGTGATTGGTTGATATCAAAGTGCCTGAGAGAATGGGggaaataggcttttttttccatttgtttttgaaattaattgttttcaGGAAGTACAAATATGgagacttttaaaaagaataaatctctCTAACAGTAAATTAAATTACTGTAGCATAAAATCATAGTAGCTTAACTTCACTGTGTCATTTTTAGTAAGAGATGGAATAAGAAATGAGAAGATTGCCAtccccaaaaaggaaaaaaatactagatACCAATTTTTACCTCTCTGCTGCTTCCTTGTCTTTCCTTCCTTGGCTAACAATGGAATATAGGCCATCAGCATCCTGCAGCAAAGTATTGGTACCACAGTGTATTTCAAAATCCACGTTTTTCAGAGAATGGATGTCAGCCATTCGTCTATTCTACTGGACACATCCGAGATGTCTCTTCTGGAAACAGTCATCACTTTTCACATGCATGTCTTCATGAAAGCTTTATGGCTTATTTCACTCTGCTCAGGATATTCCCATTTTACCTCCCAGTTGAGTTAGAAATCaagcaaacattttatttccccCTAGGTTTATGCCAAAGAGAAGTAGCCATGCCATAAATAAACCTGCTGAGCTTCCTATAAAGGTTTGTTGTTCTCTGCGCAGTTGATAAAACATGGATAGGATagttaaaatacaacaaaatccATTGTAAAACAAACACCAGTGACTGTACTGCTTGTATATGGCAGTGAGTAAAGCTCCTCTTCTGCTGAATTGGCAAGGGAAAGGTACGTGCAGGGACCTGATGAAGTGCCAGCAGACTTTTTTAATGgctgccttttatttttgctattcaAATGTTGATATTTGCCtctgtgaagaaaaaagaaaaatgggattgACTTTTTacaataattatttctaaaacataAGCATAATAAGGATGCTTATCATACATTTTTCTAATAttcttttatgttaaaatatatttgcaaccTTAATATATGGAGACTTTGTTTTGAAGTAGTGGCCGGATGTTTGGCTGCATTTCATTACTAAATTGTTTTTCAGGGATATGCACTGAGAAGATTCAGCAATGTATATACCAGAATGAGGGTTTTAATAGGCCTTTCTTGGAACTGTAAGCAAATCCATTTGAATTTATGTAATAATTACTGCTTTTGGGTGCCTTACtgcagtgaaaattaatttttattaaaaaaccctcATACCTCATAATctcatacagaaaataaaaggatctatatattttaaaatcagtttatgtTTGTGAGTTCTCATTATCTTTCCTAAATAAGATGGCATTGCTTGGGGAAATAAAACAGTATTGCAGAGACAGTCAGGATGGTTCTTGCAGAATTATAATACTGTAGAAGGGCAAGTCTGGTGCTTGGCTTTCTCGTTTGTCTCTTAGCCAGCAGCTAGAAAGAACAAGTCTTCGTAGCATTTTTATAAGTTGGTTTGTTCTAGAAGGTTGACTGAAAAAgctcaaaatttttttttccttttttttctgtttaataaaccCAGAGGACGATTTACATTTCAGAAATAGTGttgatattttaataataaaaaatacaactGTGTGCCGCAGTGCTTTTAAGAATTTATACAACCCTGTGATTTGTTTGATGAATTTAGTAGACCTCTGCTGATGGCTTGGTTGCTTCTTTGCAAGCTGCAGACCACAGTGATCTTGAAAGAACCATTATATTCTGTTGAATAACTATCGCTAGAGGTTTGCATAGTTTGTTGCTTCTGAAAACTGAGCGTACTACATGCACCCGGCTCTCTGCACATCTCTTTGTTTTCCCTTAATCTCCCTACGTGCTGCTTCCTGGTGCTCTATTTCCAGAACCAGAAGCTATTCACCAGCCCCCTCCGTCCACAATGGGAATTTTGTCACTCTATTCCAGAGATTGTAtgcttcttatttctgttttcttgccaTGGGTGATACATGCATACCCTTTCCCCCCCCATGAATTTAATACAAACCTCCTATAAACTTGAGTCCCTCAAGCAACAGGAAAGATGATGCCAGAATCCCACTTGAAGTGGACAAgtttcccagcacagcccagtacCTGAAAGTGTGATAGTTTTCTGGTAGGCCAATTCACTTGGTtattgggatgggggagagaataacagcaaaaaaaatccagtcctGCCA
Above is a window of Larus michahellis chromosome 1, bLarMic1.1, whole genome shotgun sequence DNA encoding:
- the PIK3CG gene encoding phosphatidylinositol 4,5-bisphosphate 3-kinase catalytic subunit gamma isoform; translation: MELGDYEQPVVMREENKRRRRRMKPHCTSANLSSMELISIEFILPTSNKHTKVPEMMLLEIAGNCTVEQMKAQIWMRAIEMSQTTDFYHTFTPDQFILQYQKKGQWYEIYDKHQVLQTLDCILYWKVLQKKVGKIYVVQKQKPSEEVQEFQRQLNDLIGYDVTDVSNVHDDELEFTRRRLVTPRMIEVACRDPKLYAMHPWTTSKPLPEYLFRKITNNNIFIIIHRGTTSQKIKVSIDDTPDMILHSFFTKMAKKKSLMDIPEDHSELDFVLRICGRDEYITGETPIKDFHWIRQCLKNGEEIHLVLDNPPDPSEDEVQKEEWPLVDDCTGVTGYHEQLTIDGKDHEKVFTISLWDCNRKFRVKIIGIDIPVLPRNTDLTVFVEANIQHGQQLLSQRRTSSKPFTEEVLWNIWLEFDIKIKDLPKGALLNLQIYCGKAQGLSTKTNLQSHESPNSDSKCKIQLLYYVNLLLIDHRFLLRSGEYVLHMWKIPGKGEEQGSINADKLTSATNPDKENSMAISIVLDKYCHPIALPKHRITSDPQGDRTRAEMPNQLRKQLEEIIATDPLNPLSPEDKELLWHFRYESIKHPKAYPKLLSSVKWGQQEIVAKTYQLLAKKEVWDQSTLDVGLTMQLLDCNFSDENVRAMAVQKLESLEDDDVLHYLLQLVQAVKFEPYHDSALARFLLKRGLRNKRIGHFLFWFLRSEIAQSMHYQQRFAVILEAYLRGCGKAMLHDFMKQVQVIELLHKVTMEIKSVSAEKYDVTSQVIAQLRQKLEKLQSSKLPESFRVPYDPGLRAGALVIEKCKVMASKKKPLWLEFKCADPTALSNETIGIIFKHGDDLRQDMLILQILRIMESIWEAESLDLCLLPYGCISTGNKIGMIEIVKDATTIAKIQQSTVGNTGAFKDEILNQWLKERCMIEEKFQAAVERFVYSCAGYCVATFVLGIGDRHNDNIMITETGNLFHIDFGHILGNYKSFLGINKERVPFVLTPDFLFVMGTSGKKTSLHFHKFQDVCVKAYLALRHHTNLLIILFSMMLMTGMPQLTSKEDIEYIRDALTVGKSEEDAKKHFLDQIEVCRDKGWTVQFNWFLHLVLGIKQGVEKHSA